The DNA sequence ATGACCGTCCCGGCGATCAACAATAACAATGATAAGATGTAAAGAGGATAGCCCATGTCCCTCTTTTTGCAAATATCATTCCATAAGTAACGGGTAAAATTCCAGGGAAGAGCCAGAAAATGTAACTCTTTAAGAATGAAGGTCGTGCAGAAGCGAAGGATCGGACTTGCCAACCTGGTTCAACAGCATACTATTATACTCTTCAAGCAAAGAAATGTACTTGTTTTTCCAATGGCCGAGATTTTGTGCAACCGTCGCGTCTTCCGAGAGCGCCGCATAGGGGCTGCGGGCTTCCCTTAATCCTGTTCCTGAAAGCTTAAAATCTTCGGGGGTAAACAAATGGGGAAATTCCGCGGAAAAGTCATGACGCAGGGCGCATCCTACCCGGTAAATAATTTCCGCCTTTAAGTTTCTTTGAAGGAACCAGTTGTAGATCGTTCTTCGGTTTACGTTAAGGGTACGGGCTAGTTCACTGATACTGTAACCATTTCTCCTAATTGTACGTTCAATTGTTTCGCCGTAATGTGTGTTCATATGTATCGTGCATTATAATTTCAATGTGATTTGAGATTAATGCATCAAAATTACCCGCTAAGAGTTTGAAAAAGTGTAATAAGTCGAGTAATTTTTTGTAATAAAATTACGACAAGTGTGTTCAAAGAATAGAAAGATGTTATTGCAGGTAAAATTCTTTAAATCCTGCGGTGGAAGTGTCTGCTAACCGGCCATTTTTGTCGTAATAAACAAAAAAGGCTTCCAACCGCTTATTGCTTTTGAGCTTTTCCATAGAAGCCCGTACCCCAAGTACCATCAGCACATTGTCCCAGGCGTCAGCGGTAATGCAATCGGGGGCCAAGACAGTCACGCTGACAACTCCGCTTTGCGAGGGAAAGCCGCTGCGGGGATCAATCGTATGTGCATAATGCTTTCCGCCCGATTCAAAAAATCGCCGGTAGTTGCCTGAGGTAGACAAGCCTTTGCCGGAAACGCTGATTAGCTTGCTTTGCGGGGCGTTTCCTCCCTCCTTACCGGGCGGCGCCTCGATCGCTATCCGCCATTGCCTGCCCTGCTCATTCACTCCCCGGACGCGTATTTCTCCTCCAAGCTCAACCAGGTAATTGCTGATCTTCCTCTTTTCCAGGAATTCCGCGAGTACATCCAGCGTATATCCCTGGGCAATCCCGTTCGCATCAATGCGGACGTCCGGATGCTTTTTAACCAGGCTGTCGCCCTTTATTTCCAGCAGACGGTAATCCACCAGCTGCAGTAATTCCTTTATTTCCGAAGAATCGGGGACGACTGCATGACGCTCTTCGCCGAAGCCCCATGCGTCTACCAGGGGCTTTACCGTCATATCAAATGCCCCGCTGCTCCGGCGGCTTACTTCCTGCCCTTTTTTGACGACTTCTTTGAAATACCGGTCCATGATCACACCTGTTTGACTCTCATTGAACCGGTTGATAAGCGAAGCGGGGCGGTAAAGGGAAAGGGAGCTGTCAATCTTCTCCAGGATCAGCTCCATGTCTTTTTGATAATTCAGTCCTTCCCGGCTAAGGTAGGTAACGTGGTAGGTTGTGCCCTGGGCCTGGCCGTTGAAGTGGACACGCTGCAGTTCTCCTTCTTTATCACAGCCCGGCAGGGACTGGAACAACAGCAGAAAAATACCGAGAACCTTAATTATACTGGAAAACATCTACTCCGAATTTCCTTAAAAATTCAATGCCTTCATCCAGGGGAAGCCCTTTGTATGCCGCATAAGAATGCTTGTAGATCATTTTCCTGACACCGGACGAATAGATCAGCCGCGCGCAGGACAGGCAGGGCGATAAAGTGGTATAAAGTGTCGTCCCTTCCAGGCTTACACCATTCCTGACCGCATAGATGATAGCATTTTCTTCCGCATGCAGGGCCAGGGAGCAGCTTCCCTTTGAATCCCGGGCGCAGCCGGTTTCCGGCCATTCTTCATCGCAATTATGCGTTCCAGAGGGCGGCCCGTTATAGCCAATGGAAATAATACGCGTGTCGCGGGTCAGTACCGCGCCGACCTGGGCCTTTACACAATGCGACCGGCGGGCCAGGTCGACCGCCAGGTTCATATAAATGTCATCAAATTCGGGTTTACCCATGCTGCTGACGCCCGATCTTATGCCCTTTTACTGCAAAAAACAAGATAAAGAGATAGCAGGGGATCATGACCCAATAGGCGTGCTGAGGATTAACCACATCAGCCAGCTTGCCATAAATGGGGGGAATGATCGCGCCGCCGGCAATACCCATAATAAGCAAAGCGGACCCGATCTTGGTAAAACGGCCCAGGCCTTCAAGGGCAAGCGGCCATATGGCCGGCCACATAATGGAATGTGCCAGTCCCAGCAGGGCAATGAACACGATAGAAGTGAACCCGGTAGTAAAAAGGGCGGCCAGTAGGAAAAGCATTCCCATCACGGAAAATATGGCCAGGGCCTTATCTTGTTTCAGGTATTTCGGAATGGTGATAATGCCGATAAAATAACCGATCACCATGCAGATCAGCACATACGTGGGGAATACTTTGGTCGTACCCAGGTCAAACCCGAAATAGGAACCATAGGAGGCGATAGTATCCACGGCCATGACCTCTACGCCGACATAAAAGAAGATCGTAAACACACCCAGCACCAGGAAAGGAAACTGGAGTACGCTGGTCTTCTGCTGCCGCGGCGCCGCGCCTTCTTCGGGCTGAACTTCTTCATCCAGCTCCACTTCAGGCAGGCGGGAAACCTTTACCAACAGCGCGAGGCCCAGCATCACCACGGCCAGCACGATCGCCGGCGCGATCACCCGCATGGCAAGGTCGCTCAAAAATGCCTCTCGGTGATCCAAAGCCATCTGCGCCAGCTGCGCATTCACTTCATCTTCACTCGCCAGGTTCTTAAAGACTACCGCGCCTAAAATAAGGGGGCTTAACATCCCGGCGACTTTGTTACAAACGCCCATGATGCTGATCCTTTTAGCGGCGCTTTCCACCGGTCCGAGAATAGTAGCATAGGGGTTTACGGCTGTTTGCAGAATAGCCATGCCGGTACCCATCACAAACAATCCGAGTAAAAATATGATGTATGCCCTGGACATAGCTGCAGGAATAAACAGCAGGGCGCCTATACCGATAACCAGCAATGCCAGCGCCATCCCGTTAACCAACCCTGTTCGTTTGAGTATCCAGGAAGAAGGTATTGCCATAAAAAAGTAGGCGATATAAGAGGCGAACGTTACCAGGTAAGATTCAAAATTCGTCAACTCACATGCAATGCGCAGGTAAGGGATGAGGATAGAATTCAACCAGGTAACAAATCCTAAAACAAAAAACAAA is a window from the Anseongella ginsenosidimutans genome containing:
- a CDS encoding FAD:protein FMN transferase; this encodes MFSSIIKVLGIFLLLFQSLPGCDKEGELQRVHFNGQAQGTTYHVTYLSREGLNYQKDMELILEKIDSSLSLYRPASLINRFNESQTGVIMDRYFKEVVKKGQEVSRRSSGAFDMTVKPLVDAWGFGEERHAVVPDSSEIKELLQLVDYRLLEIKGDSLVKKHPDVRIDANGIAQGYTLDVLAEFLEKRKISNYLVELGGEIRVRGVNEQGRQWRIAIEAPPGKEGGNAPQSKLISVSGKGLSTSGNYRRFFESGGKHYAHTIDPRSGFPSQSGVVSVTVLAPDCITADAWDNVLMVLGVRASMEKLKSNKRLEAFFVYYDKNGRLADTSTAGFKEFYLQ
- a CDS encoding sugar MFS transporter; protein product: MSEKLKGYTYQITVIGILFFVLGFVTWLNSILIPYLRIACELTNFESYLVTFASYIAYFFMAIPSSWILKRTGLVNGMALALLVIGIGALLFIPAAMSRAYIIFLLGLFVMGTGMAILQTAVNPYATILGPVESAAKRISIMGVCNKVAGMLSPLILGAVVFKNLASEDEVNAQLAQMALDHREAFLSDLAMRVIAPAIVLAVVMLGLALLVKVSRLPEVELDEEVQPEEGAAPRQQKTSVLQFPFLVLGVFTIFFYVGVEVMAVDTIASYGSYFGFDLGTTKVFPTYVLICMVIGYFIGIITIPKYLKQDKALAIFSVMGMLFLLAALFTTGFTSIVFIALLGLAHSIMWPAIWPLALEGLGRFTKIGSALLIMGIAGGAIIPPIYGKLADVVNPQHAYWVMIPCYLFILFFAVKGHKIGRQQHG
- a CDS encoding helix-turn-helix domain-containing protein, encoding MNTHYGETIERTIRRNGYSISELARTLNVNRRTIYNWFLQRNLKAEIIYRVGCALRHDFSAEFPHLFTPEDFKLSGTGLREARSPYAALSEDATVAQNLGHWKNKYISLLEEYNSMLLNQVGKSDPSLLHDLHS
- a CDS encoding deoxycytidylate deaminase, yielding MGKPEFDDIYMNLAVDLARRSHCVKAQVGAVLTRDTRIISIGYNGPPSGTHNCDEEWPETGCARDSKGSCSLALHAEENAIIYAVRNGVSLEGTTLYTTLSPCLSCARLIYSSGVRKMIYKHSYAAYKGLPLDEGIEFLRKFGVDVFQYN